The Vibrio pomeroyi genome window below encodes:
- a CDS encoding sugar ABC transporter permease, with translation MEQSVKTIYLENRTPSANKKRRISSKVSPWLFLAPAIAIFSLYVIYPILDSIWLSFFEWDGLGEKEWVGLENYRELFDSDAFYTSLTNNFLWLIFFMLAPPCGLAIALFLNQQVKGIRVVKSLFFFPFVISQVVVGLVFAWFYDPSFGLFNIALGSLGFEPISILADEDYVTYGIIAAGLWPQISYCMILYLTGLNNLDPEQLEAARLDGAKKWRMLWYVVLPQLRPATFIAVVVTVIGALRSFDLVATMTAGGPWGSSTVLAYQMYEESIFNYRMGYGAAVSVVLFLIMDIYIAYFLWRMLRSEK, from the coding sequence ATGGAGCAATCTGTGAAAACGATATACCTAGAAAATCGTACCCCATCAGCCAATAAAAAGCGGCGTATCAGCTCCAAGGTATCCCCTTGGTTATTCTTAGCGCCCGCTATCGCAATCTTTTCGCTCTATGTCATCTACCCCATCTTAGACAGCATCTGGTTGAGCTTCTTTGAATGGGATGGCTTAGGTGAAAAAGAGTGGGTAGGGCTTGAGAACTATCGTGAGCTTTTTGATTCAGATGCTTTTTATACTTCATTAACGAATAACTTCCTTTGGTTGATCTTCTTTATGCTCGCGCCACCGTGTGGCTTGGCGATTGCCCTTTTTCTCAACCAACAAGTGAAGGGCATTCGTGTCGTAAAATCTCTGTTTTTCTTCCCGTTTGTTATCTCTCAAGTGGTGGTCGGTCTCGTATTCGCTTGGTTCTACGATCCCTCTTTTGGTCTTTTCAATATTGCACTTGGATCACTTGGCTTCGAACCCATTTCGATACTTGCCGATGAGGACTATGTGACCTACGGAATCATCGCGGCGGGCTTATGGCCGCAGATCTCTTATTGCATGATCTTATATTTAACGGGGCTGAATAACCTCGACCCTGAACAGTTAGAAGCGGCTCGCCTTGATGGAGCTAAGAAGTGGCGCATGTTGTGGTATGTGGTGTTGCCTCAGCTAAGGCCAGCCACCTTTATCGCGGTCGTTGTTACCGTGATCGGTGCACTGCGTTCATTCGATCTAGTGGCGACCATGACTGCTGGTGGCCCTTGGGGTAGCTCAACCGTTCTGGCGTATCAAATGTATGAAGAGTCTATCTTTAACTACCGCATGGGTTACGGTGCCGCGGTGTCGGTAGTGCTATTCCTGATCATGGATATCTATATCGCTTACTTCTTGTGGCGTATGTTAAGGAGTGAAAAATAA